In Prunus dulcis chromosome 1, ALMONDv2, whole genome shotgun sequence, the following are encoded in one genomic region:
- the LOC117638668 gene encoding transcriptional repressor ILP1: MSSRARNFRRRADDDDDKNDDPNDTGTPATIPTVKSSSKPSSSSSSKPKKPHNQAPKLLSFVDDEESAAAPSRSSSSKPDKPSSRLGKPSSAHKMTALKDRLAHTSSVSTSLPSNVQPQAGTYTKEALRELQKNTRTLASSRPSSEPTIVLKGLVKPSCTISDTLREARELDSDNDEEQEKERASLFRRDKDDAEARLASMGIDKAKGSSGLFPDQATINAIRAKRERLRKSRAAAPDFISLDSGSNHGAAEGLSDEEPEFRGRIAIFGDNVEGSKKGVFEDVDDRAADAVLRQKSIDRDEDEDEEEKIWEEEQFRKGLGKRMDDGSSIGVVSTSAPVVQSVPQPKATYSAMAGYSSVQSVPVGPSIGGAIGASQGSNVMSIKAQAEIAKKALEENVMKLKESHGRTMLSLTKTDENLSSSLLNITALEKSLSAADEKYKFTQKLRDFVSVLCNFLQVKAPLIEELEEEMQKIHEQRASATLERRSADDDEMMEVEAAVKAAMSIFSKEGSGAEIIAAAKSAAQAATTAEREQTNLPVKLDEFGRDMNLQKRRDMKGRSEAHQHRKRRYESKRLSSMEVDSTHRTIEGESSTDESDSESNAYHKHRQLVLETAAQVFSDAAEEYSKLSLVKERFEEWKRDYASSYRDAYMSLSAPAIFSPYVRLELVKWDPLREKTDFLNMSWHSLLADYNLPEDGSDFAPDDADANLVPDLVEKVALPILHHQVVHCWDILSTRETKNAVAATSVVTDYVPPSSEALADLLVAIHTRLADAVTNLTVPTWSQLVLTAVPNAARIAAYRFGLSVRLMKNICLWKEILAFPVLEKLAIEELLCGKVLPHVRSIGANVHDAITRTERIVASLSGVWAGSNVTGDRRKLQSLVDYVLSLGRTLEKKHSLGVTQSETSGLARRLKKMLVDLNEYDKARDLTRTFNLKEAL; the protein is encoded by the exons ATGAGCAGCAGAGCCAGAAACTTCCGCCGCCGTGCTGACGACGATGACGACAAAAACGACGACCCAAACGACACCGGAACCCCTGCGACGATACCCACCGTCAAATCCTCATCAAAaccctcttcttcctcctcctccaagCCCAAGAAGCCACACAATCAAGCCCCAAAGCTCCTCAGCTTCGTCGACGACGAAGAAAGCGCCGCAGCCCCATCTCGCTCCTCATCTTCCAAACCCGATAAGCCCTCTTCTCGTCTCGGCAAGCCCTCTTCAGCCCACAAGATGACAGCTCTCAAAGACCGTCTCGCTCATACCTCTTCTGTGTCGACTTCTCTGCCCTCCAACGTCCAACCCCAAGCTGGAACCTACACCAAAGAAGCGCTTCGTGAGCTCCAGAAGAACACGAGAACCCTAGCCAGCTCTCGACCCTCCTCCGAACCCACCATTGTTTTAAAGGGCCTTGTTAAACCCAGCTGCACAATCTCCGATACGTTGAGAGAAGCCCGGGAGTTGGACTCCGACAACGATGAAGAGCAAGAGAAGGAAAGGGCTAGTTTGTTTAGGAGGGACAAGGACGACGCCGAGGCCCGATTGGCCTCGATGGGAATTGACAAGGCAAAGGGCTCATCTGGGTTGTTTCCTGATCAAGCCACCATAAATGCGATTCGGGCGAAGAGGGAACGGCTCAGAAAATCGAGGGCGGCGGCCCCGGATTTTATTTCATTGGATTCAGGGAGTAATCATGGCGCTGCTGAAGGGTTGAGCGATGAGGAGCCCGAGTTTCGAGGTCGAATCGCGATATTTGGGGATAATGTGGAGGGTTCTAAAAAGGGTGTGTTTGAGGATGTTGATGATAGGGCAGCGGATGCTGTATTGAGGCAAAAAAGCATCGACCGTGATGAGGATGAAGACGAGGAAGAGAAGATTTGGGAAGAAGAGCAGTTCAGGAAAGGGTTGGGAAAAAGGATGGATGATGGTTCTAGTATAGGCGTGGTCAGCACTAGTGCTCCTGTGGTTCAGAGTGTGCCGCAACCGAAGGCTACTTACTCCGCAATGGCGGGGTATAGTTCAGTACAGAGCGTGCCTGTTGGGCCAAGTATAGGAGGGGCCATTGGAGCATCACAAGGTTCTAATGTGATGTCGATAAAGGCGCAAGCTGAGATTGCTAAGAAAGCTTTGGAGGAAAATGTGATGAAGCTTAAG GAAAGTCATGGCAGAACCATGTTGTCACTAACTAAGACTGATGAAAATTTGTCTTCCTCACTATTGAATATTACTGCTCTCGAGAAGTCTCTGTCTGCTGCTGATGAGAAGTATAAGTTCACGCAAAAGCTTCGTGACTTTGTTTCTGTCTTATGTAACTTTTTGCAG GTTAAAGCTCCTTTAATAGAAGAGCTTGAAGAGGAAATGCAGAAAATTCATGAACAACGTGCATCTGCTACTTTGGAAAGAAGAAGTGCGGATGATGATGAAATGATGGAAGTAGAAGCAGCTGTAAAAGCAGCAATGTCTATCTTCAGTAAAGAAGGTAGCGGTGCTGAAATAATTGCAGCTGCTAAAAGTGCAGCACAAGCTGCAACTACTGCTGAGAGGGAACAAACAAATCTACCAGTGAAATTAGATGAATTTGGTAGAGATATGAACCTTCAGAAACGTAGGGATATGAAAGGGAGGTCCGAGGCTCATCAACACAGGAAAAGAAGGTACGAATCTAAGAGACTGTCATCCATGGAAGTGGACAGTACCCATCGAACAATAGAAGGAGAATCAAGCACCGATGAGAGTGACAGTGAGAGTAATGCATACCACAAACACCGCCAGTTAGTACTCGAGACTGCTGCTCAAGTTTTCAGTGATGCAGCCGAGGAATATTCCAAACTTTCATTGGTCAAAGAAAGGTTTGAAGAATGGAAGAGAGACTATGCATCCAGCTACCGTGATGCTTATATGTCATTAAGTGCTCCTGCTATATTTTCTCCATATGTAAGGCTGGAGCTTGTGAAGTGGGATCCTCTCCGTGAAAAAACAGATTTTCTAAATATGAGCTG GCATTCATTGTTAGCggactataacttaccggagGATGGAAGTGATTTTGCACCAGATGATGCTGATGCTAACCTTGTCCCTGATCTGGTGGAAAAGGTTGCATTACCCATTTTGCATCACCAAGTTGTTCACTGCTGGGACATTCTCAGTACACGAGAGACAAAGAATGCAGTTGCTGCCACAAGTGTGGTAACAGATTATGTTCCGCCTTCTAGTGAGGCTCTTGCAGATTTGTTGGTTGCTATTCATACGCGTCTGGCTGATGCTGTCACCAATCTTACG GTCCCAACATGGAGCCAACTTGTATTGACAGCGGTGCCAAATGCAGCACGGATTGCAGCATATCGATTCGGTTTGTCTGTTCGTTTGATGAAAAACATCTGCTTGTGGAAAGAAATCCTTGCTTTTCCAGTTCTAGAGAAGCTTGCTATTGAGGAGCTCTTATGTGGCAAAGTTCTACCTCATGTTCGAAGCATTGGTGCAAATGTTCATGATGCAATTACAAGAACTGAAAGGATTGTTGCTTCTCTATCTGGGGTGTGGGCAGGCTCAAATGTCACAGGGGACCG CCGTAAGTTGCAGTCACTGGTGGATTACGTGCTCTCACTGGGAAGGACTCTGGAGAAGAAGCATTCGCTAGGTGTGACACAAAGTGAAACTAGTGGACTTGCCCGTAGATTGAAAAAAATGTTGGTTGACTTGAATGAGTATGACAAGGCTAGGGACCTAACTAGGACCTTCAATCTTAAGGAGGCATTATGA
- the LOC117616123 gene encoding leucoanthocyanidin reductase-like has product MTVSTCVSAAKNGRILIVGATGFIGRFVAEASLDAGQPTYVLIRPGPHDPSKADIIKSLKDRGAIILHGVISDKALMEKLLREHEIEVVISAVGGTTILDQIILVGAIQAVGTIKRFLPSEFGHDVDRADPVEPGLTMYLEKRQVRRCVEKSGVPYTYICCNSIASWPYFDNKHPSEVLPPLDQFQIYGDGNVKAYFIDGADIGKFTMKTVDDIRTMNKNVHFRPPSNLYDINGLASLWEKKIGRTLPRVTITEDDLLTIAAEKRIPESIVASFTHDIFIKGCQVNFPVDGPHDVEIGTLYPGESFRTLDECFNDFLLKLEDEQELEKNKVSTKTTAVVEPRAVTATCA; this is encoded by the exons ATGACTGTGTCAACTTGTGTTTCTGCAGCCAAGAATGGCAGAATCCTCATTGTTGGTGCTACTGGTTTCATCGGGAGGTTTGTGGCTGAAGCTAGCCTTGATGCTGGCCAACCCACTTATGTTCTGATCAGGCCAGGCCCTCATGACCCTTCTAAGGCTGACATCATCAAATCCCTCAAAGACAGAGGCGCTATAATCTTACat GGGGTGATTTCTGATAAGGCACTGATGGAGAAACTGCTAAGAGAGCATGAGATTGAGGTGGTAATATCAGCCGTGGGTGGTACAACAATATTGGACCAGATCATCCTGGTTGGGGCCATTCAAGCTGTTGGCACAATTAAG AGGTTTTTGCCGTCAGAGTTTGGGCACGATGTCGACAGGGCTGATCCGGTGGAACCAGGGCTCACCATGTATTTGGAGAAGCGCCAAGTCAGGCGGTGTGTTGAGAAATCTGGGGTGCCCTACACTTACATTTGCTGCAATTCCATTGCTTCTTGGCCCTACTTCGACAACAAGCATCCTTCTGAGGTTCTTCCACCGTTGGATCAGTTCCAAATCTACGGTGATGGCAACGTTAAAG CCTACTTTATAGACGGCGCTGATATTGGAAAGTTCACAATGAAAACGGTGGACGACATCCGAACCATGAACAaaaatgttcattttcgaCCCCCTTCCAATCTATACGACATCAATGGTCTGGCATCTCTGTGGGAGAAGAAAATTGGCCGCACCCTTCCCAGAGTTACCATCACTGAAGATGACCTACTAACCATTGCTGCAG AGAAACGCATACCAGAAAGTATAGTGGCCTCATTCACCCACGATATCTTTATCAAAGGTTGCCAGGTCAATTTCCCCGTGGATGGCCCTCACGATGTGGAGATTGGGACCCTCTACCCGGGAGAATCTTTCAGGACCTTGGATGAGTGCTTCAATGACTTTCTTCTCAAATTGGAAGACGAGCAAGAGCtagagaaaaacaaagtttcCACCAAAACTACTGCAGTTGTTGAACCGAGGGCTGTCACTGCCACGTGTGCTTGA
- the LOC117616416 gene encoding SUPPRESSOR OF GAMMA RESPONSE 1 isoform X2 — MAGPSWLVDKNRIATKIKSASGTCDPERIKWQSNPTRACPNCQYMIDNSDVAQEWPGLPKGVKFDPTDQEIIWHLIAKSGAEDLKSHPFIDEFIITVDDDEGICCSHPHKLPSVKQDGSASHFFHRAIKAYNTGTRKRRKIHDGDGDVRWHKTGRTKPVMLDGVQRGCKKIMVLYMSTVGGGKPKKTNWVMHQYHLGTEEDEKDGEYVISKIYYQQQQVKQADKTDQDIPEGFDLVITEVDPVTPKSVTPEPPRTERKLADFDLGQDTPATSRDPFPQHPEMDHAEDEVHPEMDHAEDEVHPEIEKPDHYDQHNVENEADEVINNTENNSQEDPKWWDSESQNLLDSQQLVEGLSLCDDLLQSQSPIRIGHENGEPAQVKPRLADYAKLGPENLKKDLEECQNIVLDPANTMLEDTPPDFRLSQLEFGSQESFLSWGVKLAD; from the exons ATGGCTGG ACCATCATGGTTGGTGGACAAAAATAGAATCGCCACAAAAATCAAGAGTGCATCTGGAACCTGTGATCCTGAAAGAATTAAATGGCAAAGCAACCCAACTAGAGCTTGTCCAAATTGCCAATATATGATTGACAATAGTGAT GTTGCTCAAGAGTGGCCGGGTTTACCCAAGGGTGTAAAATTTGATCCAACTGATCAAGAGATTATATGGCACTTAATTGCAAAATCTGGTGCAGAGGATTTAAAATCCCATCCTTTTATTGATGAGTTTATCATAactgttgatgatgatgaaggaaTTTGTTGTTCCCATCCTCACAAACTACCAA gtGTTAAGCAAGATGGAAGTGCATCCCACTTCTTTCACAGAGCAATTAAGGCTTACAATACTGGAACCCGAAAGCGCCGAAAAATacatgatggtgatggtgatgttCGCTGGCACAAGACTGGAAGGACTAAACCAGTGATGTTGGATGGGGTTCAAAGAGGATGTAAGAAGATTATGGTTCTCTACATGAGCACGGTCGGAGGAGGCAAACctaagaaaaccaattgggTTATGCATCAATATCACCTGGGAACTGAGGAGGATGAGAAGGATGGAGAGTATGTTATATCTAAAATATATTACCAGCAGCAGCAAGTCAAGCAAGCTGATAAAACTGATCAAGATATTCCTGAAGGTTTTGATCTGGTTATCACAGAAGTAGATCCAGTCACTCCCAAGTCGGTGACTCCTGAACCTCCGCGCACTGAACGAAAGCTTGCTGATTTTGATTTGGGACAAGATACTCCTGCTACTTCCAGAGATCCCTTTCCTCAG CATCCGGAGATGGACCATGCTGAAG atgaagttCATCCTGAGATGGACCATGCTGAAGATGAAGTTCATCCTGAAATTGAAAAGCCTGACCATTATGATCAACacaatgttgaaaatgaaGCCGATGAAGTAATAAATAACACTGAAAACAATTCTCAGGAAGATCCAAAATGGTGGGACAGCGAGTCACAGAATCTTCTGGATTCGCAACAACTTGTGGAAGGGCTGTCTCTGTGTGATGATCTTCTTCAGAGTCAATCTCCAATTAGGATTGGACATGAAAATGGTGAACCAGCACAGGTCAAACCCCGTCTTGCAGATTATGCTAAGCTAGGACCAGAGAATTTAAAGAAGGATCTAGAGGAGTGCCAAAATATTGTCCTGGATCCTGCAAATACTATGTTAGAAGATACACCTCCAGATTTCCGACTTAGCCAGCTC GAATTCGGGTCACAGGAAAGTTTCCTTTCTTGGGGTGTCAAGTTGGCGGACTGA
- the LOC117616416 gene encoding SUPPRESSOR OF GAMMA RESPONSE 1 isoform X1 translates to MAGPSWLVDKNRIATKIKSASGTCDPERIKWQSNPTRACPNCQYMIDNSDVAQEWPGLPKGVKFDPTDQEIIWHLIAKSGAEDLKSHPFIDEFIITVDDDEGICCSHPHKLPSVKQDGSASHFFHRAIKAYNTGTRKRRKIHDGDGDVRWHKTGRTKPVMLDGVQRGCKKIMVLYMSTVGGGKPKKTNWVMHQYHLGTEEDEKDGEYVISKIYYQQQQVKQADKTDQDIPEGFDLVITEVDPVTPKSVTPEPPRTERKLADFDLGQDTPATSRDPFPQHPEMDHAEDEVHPKMDHDEDEVHPEMDHAEDEVHPEIEKPDHYDQHNVENEADEVINNTENNSQEDPKWWDSESQNLLDSQQLVEGLSLCDDLLQSQSPIRIGHENGEPAQVKPRLADYAKLGPENLKKDLEECQNIVLDPANTMLEDTPPDFRLSQLEFGSQESFLSWGVKLAD, encoded by the exons ATGGCTGG ACCATCATGGTTGGTGGACAAAAATAGAATCGCCACAAAAATCAAGAGTGCATCTGGAACCTGTGATCCTGAAAGAATTAAATGGCAAAGCAACCCAACTAGAGCTTGTCCAAATTGCCAATATATGATTGACAATAGTGAT GTTGCTCAAGAGTGGCCGGGTTTACCCAAGGGTGTAAAATTTGATCCAACTGATCAAGAGATTATATGGCACTTAATTGCAAAATCTGGTGCAGAGGATTTAAAATCCCATCCTTTTATTGATGAGTTTATCATAactgttgatgatgatgaaggaaTTTGTTGTTCCCATCCTCACAAACTACCAA gtGTTAAGCAAGATGGAAGTGCATCCCACTTCTTTCACAGAGCAATTAAGGCTTACAATACTGGAACCCGAAAGCGCCGAAAAATacatgatggtgatggtgatgttCGCTGGCACAAGACTGGAAGGACTAAACCAGTGATGTTGGATGGGGTTCAAAGAGGATGTAAGAAGATTATGGTTCTCTACATGAGCACGGTCGGAGGAGGCAAACctaagaaaaccaattgggTTATGCATCAATATCACCTGGGAACTGAGGAGGATGAGAAGGATGGAGAGTATGTTATATCTAAAATATATTACCAGCAGCAGCAAGTCAAGCAAGCTGATAAAACTGATCAAGATATTCCTGAAGGTTTTGATCTGGTTATCACAGAAGTAGATCCAGTCACTCCCAAGTCGGTGACTCCTGAACCTCCGCGCACTGAACGAAAGCTTGCTGATTTTGATTTGGGACAAGATACTCCTGCTACTTCCAGAGATCCCTTTCCTCAG CATCCGGAGATGGACCATGCTGAAGATGAAGTTCATCCTAAGATGGAccatgatgaagatgaagttCATCCTGAGATGGACCATGCTGAAGATGAAGTTCATCCTGAAATTGAAAAGCCTGACCATTATGATCAACacaatgttgaaaatgaaGCCGATGAAGTAATAAATAACACTGAAAACAATTCTCAGGAAGATCCAAAATGGTGGGACAGCGAGTCACAGAATCTTCTGGATTCGCAACAACTTGTGGAAGGGCTGTCTCTGTGTGATGATCTTCTTCAGAGTCAATCTCCAATTAGGATTGGACATGAAAATGGTGAACCAGCACAGGTCAAACCCCGTCTTGCAGATTATGCTAAGCTAGGACCAGAGAATTTAAAGAAGGATCTAGAGGAGTGCCAAAATATTGTCCTGGATCCTGCAAATACTATGTTAGAAGATACACCTCCAGATTTCCGACTTAGCCAGCTC GAATTCGGGTCACAGGAAAGTTTCCTTTCTTGGGGTGTCAAGTTGGCGGACTGA
- the LOC117615693 gene encoding uncharacterized protein LOC117615693 isoform X1, whose protein sequence is MLVPRRVMTWRSVAKSLQPLLAHASLFTFTIFLVLKLHHAVRYHWWIIFSPLWLFHAVVARGRFSLPAPKMPNDRNWAPFHAVMATPLLVAFELMLCIYLESRYVVSLKIVFAPLVALELAILFDNIRMCKALMPSDDEHVSDDVIWETLPHFWISISMVFLTAATIFTLLKINGDISVLGWWDLFINFGIAECFAFLVCTKWYNPAIHRHAHIQEPCSPSMTIRYLDWNSGLVVSSDEDQDESAVCSLQDIGGHIMKIPLICFQILLFMHLEGRPSVARHISIPVLFTPLLLLQGAGVLFAAYRLTEKILLLVHNGVFSGRYLDITSKVREYFGFFRHGSRFLGWWSIDEGSREEQARLYCAGASGYDTFSPDIVKKLPRSDLVQEIWKLQAALSEQTEITKFSQQEYERLQNEKILCRVCFEEQINIVLLPCRHHVLCSTCCAKCKKCPICRVSIEHRLPIYHV, encoded by the exons ATGTTGGTTCCGCGGAGAGTGATGACGTGGAGGTCGGTGGCCAAGTCTCTGCAACCTCTTCTTGCCCATGCCTCGCTTTTCACATTCACGATTTTCCTCGTCCTTAAACTCCACCATGCCGTGCGGTACCATTGGTG GATCATATTTTCCCCTCTGTGGCTTTTCCATGCAGTTGTAGCACGAGGCAGATTTTCGTTACCTGCTCCAAAGATGCCTAATGATCGCAAC TGGGCACCTTTTCATGCTGTCATGGCGACACCGTTGCTTGTCGCATTTGAACTAATGCTTTGTATCTATCTTGAGAGCAGATATG TTGTAAGCTTGAAGATTGTCTTTGCACCTTTGGTGGCGTTGGAACTCGCAATTCTATTTGATAATATCAG GATGTGCAAGGCTCTAATGCCTAGCGATGATGAGCATGTGAGTGATGATGTGATATGGGAAACGCTTCCT CACTTCTGGATCTCTATATCCATGGTCTTCCTTACTGCTGCCACAATATTTACTCTTCTAAAGATAAATG GTGATATTTCTGTTTTAGGCTGGTGGGACTTGTTTATTAACTTTGG AATTGCAGAGTGTTTTGCCTTTCTTGTTTGCACGAAGTGGTATAATCCAGCTATTCACAGACATGCTCACATTCAAGAACCATGTTCACCTTCAATGACTATTAGATACCTTGACTGGAATAGTGGCTTAGTAGTTTCTTCAGATGAAGATCAAGACGAGAGTGCAGTATGCAGCCTGCAGGATATTGGTGGACATATTATGAAAATTCCTCTAATCTGTTTCCAGATCCTACTCTTTATGCACTTAGAG GGAAGACCGTCTGTTGCTAGGCATATCTCAATTCCTGTTCTTTTCACTCCTCTTCTTTTACTGCAAGGAGCCGGTGTTTTATTTGCTGCATATAGATTAACAGAGAAAATTCTTCTTTTAGTACACAATGGAGTTTTTTCTGGAAGATACTTGGACATAACATCAAAAGTTCGTGAGTATTTTGGGTTCTTTCGCCATGGTTCAAG GTTTTTGGGTTGGTGGTCGATTGACGAAGGAAGTCGAGAGGAACAGGCTAGACTGTATTGTGCAGGGGCTTCAGG GTATGACACTTTTTCACCTGATATAGTGAAGAAGTTGCCTAGATCGGACCTTGTTCAGGAG ATTTGGAAACTGCAAGCTGCACTCAGTGAGCAAACAGAAATCACGAAATTTAGCCAGCAGGAGTATGAAAGACTTCAGAAT GAAAAGATTTTATGTCGAGTATGCTTCGAGGAGCAGATTAATATAGTCCTCCTTCCATGCAGGCATCATGTTCTTTGCAG CACTTGCTGTGCGAAGTGTAAAAAGTGCCCCATATGCCGCGTCTCCATTGAACATCGACTGCCCATATATCATGTGTAA
- the LOC117615126 gene encoding uncharacterized protein LOC117615126, translating to MKIVSNSTMAGSKRRLSSSKGLGGVLREQRARLYIIRRCVVMLLCWHD from the coding sequence ATGAAGATTGTGAGCAATTCCACCATGGCAGGCAGCAAGAGAAGGCTTTCTTCAAGCAAAGGACTTGGAGGGGTCCTCAGAGAGCAAAGAGCCAGGCTTTACATCATAAGGAGGTGTGTGGTCATGCTCCTTTGCTGGCATGATTAA
- the LOC117615693 gene encoding uncharacterized protein LOC117615693 isoform X2, translating into MLVPRRVMTWRSVAKSLQPLLAHASLFTFTIFLVLKLHHAVRYHWWIIFSPLWLFHAVVARGRFSLPAPKMPNDRNWAPFHAVMATPLLVAFELMLCIYLESRYVVSLKIVFAPLVALELAILFDNIRMCKALMPSDDEHVSDDVIWETLPHFWISISMVFLTAATIFTLLKINGDISVLGWWDLFINFGIAECFAFLVCTKWYNPAIHRHAHIQEPCSPSMTIRYLDWNSGLVVSSDEDQDESAVCSLQDIGGHIMKIPLICFQILLFMHLEGRPSVARHISIPVLFTPLLLLQGAGVLFAAYRLTEKILLLVHNGVFSGRYLDITSKVREYFGFFRHGSRFLGWWSIDEGSREEQARLYCAGASGFGNCKLHSVSKQKSRNLASRSMKDFRMKRFYVEYASRSRLI; encoded by the exons ATGTTGGTTCCGCGGAGAGTGATGACGTGGAGGTCGGTGGCCAAGTCTCTGCAACCTCTTCTTGCCCATGCCTCGCTTTTCACATTCACGATTTTCCTCGTCCTTAAACTCCACCATGCCGTGCGGTACCATTGGTG GATCATATTTTCCCCTCTGTGGCTTTTCCATGCAGTTGTAGCACGAGGCAGATTTTCGTTACCTGCTCCAAAGATGCCTAATGATCGCAAC TGGGCACCTTTTCATGCTGTCATGGCGACACCGTTGCTTGTCGCATTTGAACTAATGCTTTGTATCTATCTTGAGAGCAGATATG TTGTAAGCTTGAAGATTGTCTTTGCACCTTTGGTGGCGTTGGAACTCGCAATTCTATTTGATAATATCAG GATGTGCAAGGCTCTAATGCCTAGCGATGATGAGCATGTGAGTGATGATGTGATATGGGAAACGCTTCCT CACTTCTGGATCTCTATATCCATGGTCTTCCTTACTGCTGCCACAATATTTACTCTTCTAAAGATAAATG GTGATATTTCTGTTTTAGGCTGGTGGGACTTGTTTATTAACTTTGG AATTGCAGAGTGTTTTGCCTTTCTTGTTTGCACGAAGTGGTATAATCCAGCTATTCACAGACATGCTCACATTCAAGAACCATGTTCACCTTCAATGACTATTAGATACCTTGACTGGAATAGTGGCTTAGTAGTTTCTTCAGATGAAGATCAAGACGAGAGTGCAGTATGCAGCCTGCAGGATATTGGTGGACATATTATGAAAATTCCTCTAATCTGTTTCCAGATCCTACTCTTTATGCACTTAGAG GGAAGACCGTCTGTTGCTAGGCATATCTCAATTCCTGTTCTTTTCACTCCTCTTCTTTTACTGCAAGGAGCCGGTGTTTTATTTGCTGCATATAGATTAACAGAGAAAATTCTTCTTTTAGTACACAATGGAGTTTTTTCTGGAAGATACTTGGACATAACATCAAAAGTTCGTGAGTATTTTGGGTTCTTTCGCCATGGTTCAAG GTTTTTGGGTTGGTGGTCGATTGACGAAGGAAGTCGAGAGGAACAGGCTAGACTGTATTGTGCAGGGGCTTCAGG ATTTGGAAACTGCAAGCTGCACTCAGTGAGCAAACAGAAATCACGAAATTTAGCCAGCAGGAGTATGAAAGACTTCAGAAT GAAAAGATTTTATGTCGAGTATGCTTCGAGGAGCAGATTAATATAG